In Streptomyces sp. SN-593, a single genomic region encodes these proteins:
- a CDS encoding DUF6879 family protein — MHLDGDAWNDCFDSMERAAWRLETLPVYTMPQEAEKLKRFLAGEKSPDDYTSAWMDEVRQWASEGKSVGRVHVVTRPLSDYLRFEFEYYYRHHVKAGEDIRILDITERESPGLPDRDFWMFDESKVVLMNYRADGTQINRELYKGDPEPYRQWKRIAVAESVPFLEYVSG; from the coding sequence GTGCACTTGGATGGTGACGCGTGGAATGACTGCTTCGATTCCATGGAGCGTGCGGCGTGGCGGCTGGAAACGCTGCCCGTCTACACCATGCCCCAGGAAGCGGAGAAGCTGAAGCGCTTCCTCGCAGGGGAGAAGTCCCCGGACGATTACACGTCGGCCTGGATGGACGAGGTTCGGCAATGGGCATCGGAAGGGAAGAGCGTCGGCAGGGTGCACGTCGTGACCCGCCCGCTCTCGGACTACCTCCGGTTCGAGTTCGAGTATTACTACCGGCACCACGTGAAGGCGGGCGAGGATATCCGCATTCTCGACATCACCGAGCGGGAGAGCCCGGGGCTTCCGGATCGGGATTTCTGGATGTTCGATGAGTCCAAGGTGGTTCTGATGAACTACCGGGCGGACGGGACGCAGATAAACCGGGAACTGTACAAGGGTGATCCTGAGCCGTATCGGCAGTGGAAGCGGATCGCCGTAGCC